One Thunnus thynnus chromosome 18, fThuThy2.1, whole genome shotgun sequence genomic region harbors:
- the LOC137169569 gene encoding syndecan-4-like: MRISLTASLLVALGFMCPIHMLSPALTDFEGSGYDLDGSGSGDWSDQGEINNKDQSNNKDVRILGGGTKNTLQDSSDLTFDSTHWLAKDSGSGYVVVANSKSFLENKEILAGIVAGGVIGVMVAAVLGAILIYKWQKKDGGYIMGQQRASDDFH; this comes from the exons ATGAGGATATCTTTGACAGCTTCTTTACTCGTAGCGTTGGGCTTCATGTGCCCGATCCATATGTTG TCTCCAGCCCTTACAGACTTTGAGGGATCAGGATATGACCTGGACGGCTCTGGTTCAGGGGATTGGTCGGACCAAG GTGAAATCAACAACAAGGATCAGTCCAACAACAAAGATGTCAGAATATTGGGAGGTGGAACCAAGAATACTTTACAG GATTCTTCGGACTTGACCTTTGATAGTACACACTGGCTTGCAAAAGACAGCGGATCAGGATATGTTGTTGTGGCAAACAGCAAGAGCTTCTTGGAGAACAAAGAAATCCTTGCAG GCATTGTTGCAGGAGGAGTAATAGGAGTGATGGTGGCTGCTGTACTGGGAGCAATATTAATCTACAAATGGCAGAAGAAAGATGGAGGATACATTATGGGCCAGCAGAGGGCTTCAGATGATTTTCACTAA